The Vespa velutina chromosome 25, iVesVel2.1, whole genome shotgun sequence genome has a segment encoding these proteins:
- the LOC124957319 gene encoding odorant receptor 47a-like isoform X2 has translation MILFYVAILVTIIVRMIISSTSFRDKEITIVRLMKKILCHIKSDWNKLANKPELIILKTNAIRTRLCTIIITIAFYLYIIFLTLPSIICILLYNFDATNETVLILPIYLNNFLKDQMNYYFTFLFECVFIIIITTIGITHYSMFVLIVQHACALFNIVASKIENGFKSNFSHPNNRNKFAQEYEWLVDIIEFYDNAIDFVDLMKLYNKIIYPFEVFFSLLFIIINYFYFFQLLSFTINTTEVLQKFNYIIGSMFVIYVYCYLGQKLIDYHNEIFMKLCQIPFYSFSLKTQKMLPFMIMKSLMPCNLSIKGVIVLSNLHFVTVVMAQVKKKTKDFENN, from the exons atgatccTTTTTTACGTTGCAATACTCGTGACGATCATCGTGCGTATGATAATATCATCAACATCGTTTCGTGATAAAGAGATAACAATTGTCCGTCTG atgaagaaaattctttgtCATATCAAATCCGATTGGAATAAATTGGCGAACAAAcctgaattaataattttaaaaacaaatgcTATTCGAACCAGACtatgtacaataataatcacaa ttgcattttatttgtatattatttttttgacgTTACCATCCATTATTTGTAtccttttgtataattttgatGCAACAAACGAAACTGTATTAATCTTGCCAATTTAcctcaataattttttgaaagatcAAATGAATTACtatttcacatttttatttgaatgcGTATTTATAATCATCATAACTACTATAGGAATTACCCACTATTCTATGTTTGTATTAATTGTACAGCATGCCTGTGCACTATTCAATATCGTCGc ttcaaaaatagaaaatggatttaaaagtaatttcaGTCATCccaataatcgtaataaattcGCACAGGAGTATGAATGGCTCGTCGATATTATAGAGTTTTATGATAATGCAATCGA TTTTGTCGATTTAATGAagttatataataagataatttatCCGTTCGAAGTATTCTTCTCgttgctttttattattataaattatttttac ttCTTTCAGTTACTttcatttacaataaatacgaCCGAAGTATTACaaaagtttaattatattattggaTCTATGTTTGTAATATATGTTTACTGTTACCTTggacaaaaattaatagattatcacaacgaaatatttatgaaatt atGTCAAATTCCATTTTACTCGTTTTCGTTGAAAACACAAAAAATGTTACCCTTTATGATAATGAAGAGCCTAATGCCATGCAATCTTTCTATTAAGGGAGTGATTGTATTATCCAATCTTCATTTTGTCAcg GTAGTCATGGctcaagtgaaaaaaaaaacaaaggattttgaaaataattaa
- the LOC124957356 gene encoding replication factor C subunit 1 → MPRDIRSYFTCTTKKSTNQSTDKSTDKSTVKTTVKSTVKKKKRAIISSDEEDTKSCAVVKRTKLTKKINKHHLLSDSDDEVHIVSNTKNEKAEVQLINDTENVSHIKNKPVSTISPAEMFSKSSVTRETMPRVKKKPKTKEAKTHLDDEFEFTLSKLDTTIIEKEYLQGVKENEYENKEDDKKDKKDNKIDDQIESEKSITSNKEKKHNMSVDDEISYKKEDIKQKDKSSNNKEFSLTNVEHNIDKRTKNSSKKSLKRTKHTTAIEIEPKRLKKENANSSMSDEYEERIQMKKQNSILYQKYLQRGGARNPGSKEVPQGAEYCLAGLSFVITGVLDSLEDNEVKELITKYGGRILHQVSKNTDYLIVGEEYGPAKMAKANELKIKKISEDDLLEFIRTRPKGKAEDVKQSKRAKSKEKPMSKVEPSVISKPQKNVKETMEPIKSTVELVKETTIPVKETVKTVKETTKSVEETGESMKETEKHIKHTPSSITKLDTKVANNAIITENCEILVDKYRPKTMKQILGQQGDKSSAKKLYTWLLNWHKNQNGTKKHTKPSPWAKNDDGAFFKAALLSGPPGIGKTTTAQVVSNELGFDLLEFNASDTRSKKLLKEEVSEILSNTTIKNYFSNQKGEGKVKHVLLMDEVDGMAGNEDRGGLQELVSLIKSTDVPIICICNDRNNPKMRTLSNYTFDLRFQKPRLEQIRAAMKSICYKENIQISTEQLDRLIESTNQDIRQVINHLSLLNEKSDNVTKTESKPNKDLKLGPWDVVKKVLSFEEHKNMSINEKSDLFFHDYNIAPLFVQENYLSVIPAAPKTELLERVAQAAESIALGDDIEKEIRSNNAWSLLPIQACFSSVIPGNMMSGDIKNQINFPSWLGCNSKKNKFDRLLQEITVHTRLTTGASKAAINLDYLNHIRDAIIKSLVNNGTEGVDEAVNVMNHYHLLREDLDSLNEVSLWPGQRNSLQAVDSKVLASFTRTYNKKSSGVPYTINNSKAKKSVAASQEDIEFVDDINSDEEEDNINTDKMIKAKKPTAKNKKETEKKSSEKSSTKRGKGSNKKNNFL, encoded by the exons ATGCCACGT GATATACGATCTTATTTTACTTGCACTACTAAAAAATCTACAAATCAATCTACGGATAAATCTACGGATAAATCTACGGTTAAAACTACGGTTAAATCTActgtcaaaaagaaaaaaagagcaatAATCTCATCTGACGAAGAGGACACAAAATCATGTGCTGTGGTAAAACGTACCAAG ttgaCAAAGAAAATTAACAAGCATCATCTTTTATCTGATTCTGATGATGAAGTTCATATAGTGTCGAAtactaaaaatgaaaaggctGAAGTCCAATTGATTAATGATACAGAAAATGTATCtcatatcaaaaataaacCGGTAAGCACAATTTCGCCAGCAGAAATGTTTAGTAAATCATCAGTGACACGAGAAACAATGccaagagtgaaaaagaaaccGAAGACAAag GAAGCTAAAACTCATTTAGATGACGAGTTTGAGTTTACATTGAGCAAGTTAGATACAacaataattgaaaaagaatatttacaagGTGTCAAAGAAAATG aatatgaaaacaaagaagatgataagaaagataaaaaagataataaaatagatgatcagatagaaagtgaaaaaagtattacttcaaataaagagaagaagcatAATATGTCTGTTGATGAtgaaatatcttataaaaaagaagatataaaacaaaaagataaatcttctaataataaagaattttctttaaccAATGTAGAacataatattgataaaagaacaaaaaattcttctaaaaaatcattgaaacgtACTAAACATACTACTGCGATAGAAATTGAACctaaaagattgaaaaaagagaatgctAATAGTTCAATGTCAGACGAATATGAAGAAagaattcaaatgaaaaaacaaaattcaatattatatcagAAATATCTTCAAAGAGGTGGTGCAAGAAATCCTGGTTCTAAGGAAGTTCCACAg gGCGCAGAATATTGCTTAGCAGGTCTAAGTTTTGTGATAACAGGTGTTTTGGATTCGTTAGAAGATAATGAagttaaagaattaattacaaaatatggTGGTCGTATTTTGCATCAAGTATCAAAAAATACAGATTATCTGATAGTAGGAGAAGAATATGGACCTGCAAAGATGGCAAAG GCCAATGagttaaagataaagaaaatatctgaAGATGACTTGTTGGAATTTATAAGAACAAGACCTAAAGGAAAAGCTGAAGATGTAAAGCAATCAAAGCGTgcaaaatcaaaagaaaaaccaatGTCGAAGGTTGAACCCTCTGTAATATCAAAACCACagaaaaatgtgaaagaaacAATGGAACCTATAAAAAGTACAGTGGAACTTGTAAAAGAAACAACGATACCTGTGAAGGAAACAGTGAAAACTgtgaaagaaacaacaaaatcTGTAGAGGAAACAGGGGAATCtatgaaagaaacagaaaaacatataaaacatACACCGTCTTCAATAACGAAATTAGATACTAAAGTAGCAAAT AATGCTATAATAACGGAGAATTGTGAAATATTAGTTGACAAATACAGACCGAAAACTATGAAACAAATATTAGGACAACAAGGGGATAAAAGTTCTGCGAAGAAGTTATATACTTGGTTATTAAATTGgcataaaaatcaaaatggaACTAAAAAACATACCAAACCTA GTCCCTGGGCAAAAAATGATGATGGAGCATTTTTCAAAGCTGCTCTGTTATCTGGACCACCCGGTATTGGTAAAACTACTACTGCTCAAGTTGTATCTAATGAATTAGGTTTCGATCTGTTAGAATTTAATGCTTCCGATACAAGAAGCAAGAaacttttaaaagaagaagtttcTGAAATTCTATCGAATACAACAATAAAGAATTACTTTAGTA atcaaaaaggagaaggaaaagttaAACATGTATTATTAATGGATGAAGTTGATGGTATGGCTGGTAATGAAGATCGTGGAGGTTTGCAGGAATTAGTCAGCTTAATCAAATCTACAGATGTAccaataatttgtatttgcAATGACCGGAATAATCCAAAAATGAGAACCCTCTCCAATTATACATTTGATCTCAGATTTCAAAAACCAAGATTAGAGCAAATCAGG GCAGCAATGAAGTCAATatgttataaagaaaatatacaaatatcaaCAGAACAACTTGATCGTTTAATTGAATCAACCAATCAAGATATTCGTCAAGTGattaatcatttatcattattaaatgaaaaatccgATAATGTAACAAAGACAGAGAGTAAAccaaataaagatttaaaattgGGTCCTTGGGACGTAGTGAAAAAGGTTTTAAGTTTTGAGGAACACAAAAATATgagtattaatgaaaaaagtgATCTCTTCTTTCACGATTATAATATAGCACCATTGTTTGTGcaagaaaattatctttcaGTTATACCTGCAGCACCAaa AACTGAATTATTAGAAAGAGTAGCACAAGCTGCAGAGAGTATAGCATTAGGAGAtgacatagaaaaagaaattcgaagtAACAATGCCTGGTCTCTTCTGCCAATTCAAGCTTGTTTTTCTTCAGTTATTCCTGGTAATATGATGTCcggagatataaaaaatcaaattaattttccatCCTGGCTTGGGTGTAActcaaaaaagaataaatttgatag aTTATTGCAAGAGATTACTGTACACACACGTTTAACTACTGGTGCGAGTAAGGCAGCTATCAatttagattatttaaatcatataaGAGATgcaattattaaatctttggTTAACAATGGTACTGAAGGAGTAGATGAAGCGGTTAATGTTATGAaccattatcatttattaag AGAGGATTTAGATTCCTTAAATGAAGTTTCTTTGTGGCCAGGACAACGTAATTCACTTCAAGCTGTTGATAGTAAg GTATTAGCATCATTTACCAGaacatataacaaaaaatctaGTGGTGTACCCTATACCATTAATAACAGTAAAGCAAAAAAATCTGTAGCAGCTTCACAAGAAGATATAGAATTTGTAGATGATATAAATTCAGATGAAGAGGAAGATAACATTAATACTGATAAAATGATTAAG GCAAAAAAGCCAAcggcaaaaaataaaaaagaaacagagaaaaaaagtagtgAAAAATCTTCCACCAAACGTGGAAAAGGGagcaataagaaaaataattttttgtaa
- the LOC124957319 gene encoding odorant receptor 47a-like isoform X1: protein MILFYVAILVTIIVRMIISSTSFRDKEITIVRLMKKILCHIKSDWNKLANKPELIILKTNAIRTRLCTIIITIAFYLYIIFLTLPSIICILLYNFDATNETVLILPIYLNNFLKDQMNYYFTFLFECVFIIIITTIGITHYSMFVLIVQHACALFNIVASKIENGFKSNFSHPNNRNKFAQEYEWLVDIIEFYDNAIDFVDLMKLYNKIIYPFEVFFSLLFIIINYFYFFQLLSFTINTTEVLQKFNYIIGSMFVIYVYCYLGQKLIDYHNEIFMKLCQIPFYSFSLKTQKMLPFMIMKSLMPCNLSIKGVIVLSNLHFVTLMRISFSYAMIVYNSL, encoded by the exons atgatccTTTTTTACGTTGCAATACTCGTGACGATCATCGTGCGTATGATAATATCATCAACATCGTTTCGTGATAAAGAGATAACAATTGTCCGTCTG atgaagaaaattctttgtCATATCAAATCCGATTGGAATAAATTGGCGAACAAAcctgaattaataattttaaaaacaaatgcTATTCGAACCAGACtatgtacaataataatcacaa ttgcattttatttgtatattatttttttgacgTTACCATCCATTATTTGTAtccttttgtataattttgatGCAACAAACGAAACTGTATTAATCTTGCCAATTTAcctcaataattttttgaaagatcAAATGAATTACtatttcacatttttatttgaatgcGTATTTATAATCATCATAACTACTATAGGAATTACCCACTATTCTATGTTTGTATTAATTGTACAGCATGCCTGTGCACTATTCAATATCGTCGc ttcaaaaatagaaaatggatttaaaagtaatttcaGTCATCccaataatcgtaataaattcGCACAGGAGTATGAATGGCTCGTCGATATTATAGAGTTTTATGATAATGCAATCGA TTTTGTCGATTTAATGAagttatataataagataatttatCCGTTCGAAGTATTCTTCTCgttgctttttattattataaattatttttac ttCTTTCAGTTACTttcatttacaataaatacgaCCGAAGTATTACaaaagtttaattatattattggaTCTATGTTTGTAATATATGTTTACTGTTACCTTggacaaaaattaatagattatcacaacgaaatatttatgaaatt atGTCAAATTCCATTTTACTCGTTTTCGTTGAAAACACAAAAAATGTTACCCTTTATGATAATGAAGAGCCTAATGCCATGCAATCTTTCTATTAAGGGAGTGATTGTATTATCCAATCTTCATTTTGTCAcg TTAATGCGGATATCATTTTCATACGCTATGATTGTTTACAATTCATTGtga